A single window of Sporosarcina sp. FSL W7-1349 DNA harbors:
- a CDS encoding nucleotide pyrophosphohydrolase: protein MQQAKTLEHLQQEVDQYINGFKEGYFPPMELLARLTEELGELSREVQHVYGMKKKKPEEAVRSMEEEVGDLFFVLVCFANSQGISLEDALSTVLQKFKVRDADRWTKKEEPK from the coding sequence ATGCAACAAGCGAAGACATTGGAACACTTGCAACAAGAAGTCGATCAATACATAAACGGTTTCAAGGAAGGATACTTCCCCCCGATGGAACTGCTGGCCCGGCTCACGGAGGAGTTGGGGGAGCTGTCGAGGGAAGTGCAGCATGTCTATGGAATGAAAAAGAAAAAGCCGGAAGAAGCGGTCCGTTCAATGGAAGAAGAGGTGGGCGATTTGTTTTTCGTTCTCGTCTGCTTTGCTAATTCCCAAGGCATCAGTTTGGAAGATGCATTGAGCACTGTCCTGCAGAAGTTTAAAGTGCGGGATGCCGATCGCTGGACTAAAAAGGAGGAACCGAAATGA
- a CDS encoding biotin--[acetyl-CoA-carboxylase] ligase yields the protein MSSIVKNELLKRLFEAGGEPVSGQEIAEQFGLSRTAIWKYVKELEQEGYEIGTIRKKGYYLIQSPDLVNEANVQNYLATKTYGRNILYYETCPSTQLIAHDEAQNGAADGTVVISEEQTSGKGRLSRPWSSVSGKGIWMSVIARPSLTPQQAPQLTLVAAVAVTRAIEELTGIEPAIKWPNDILVDGRKVTGILTELQADPDRVKAIILGIGMNVNQEKADFPEELQEIATSLKLVTGKDVDRAELIAKILGYLELYVDMYVKHGFAPIKLVWEGYSNTMGKRIRAVMLHETIEGTAVGISDEGVLEVRLDDGSVRGIFSADIEIPK from the coding sequence ATGAGTTCAATCGTGAAGAATGAATTGCTGAAAAGATTGTTCGAAGCGGGAGGCGAACCGGTTTCCGGACAAGAGATCGCGGAACAGTTCGGCCTGTCGAGGACGGCGATCTGGAAATATGTCAAGGAACTGGAACAGGAAGGATATGAAATCGGCACGATCCGGAAAAAAGGATATTATTTGATCCAATCCCCGGACTTGGTGAACGAGGCGAACGTCCAAAATTATTTGGCCACAAAGACGTACGGAAGAAATATCCTTTATTATGAGACGTGCCCATCAACTCAGCTCATCGCGCATGATGAAGCTCAAAATGGTGCTGCGGATGGAACGGTCGTCATATCGGAGGAACAGACGTCCGGAAAAGGGAGGCTGTCCCGGCCATGGAGTTCGGTGTCGGGCAAAGGCATTTGGATGAGCGTCATCGCGCGCCCATCACTCACACCGCAGCAAGCTCCGCAATTGACGTTGGTGGCGGCGGTCGCCGTGACGCGCGCCATTGAAGAGTTGACGGGCATTGAACCGGCGATCAAATGGCCGAATGACATTTTGGTCGATGGCCGAAAAGTGACCGGCATTTTGACTGAGCTCCAGGCAGATCCCGATCGGGTAAAGGCGATTATTTTGGGAATCGGCATGAACGTCAATCAGGAGAAGGCCGATTTCCCTGAAGAATTGCAAGAGATTGCGACTTCGCTGAAGCTCGTTACAGGGAAAGATGTGGACCGGGCGGAATTGATTGCCAAAATATTGGGCTATCTTGAATTATATGTTGATATGTACGTCAAACATGGTTTTGCGCCGATCAAACTTGTCTGGGAAGGGTACTCGAATACGATGGGCAAGCGGATCCGTGCCGTTATGCTTCATGAGACGATCGAGGGTACGGCGGTCGGGATTTCCGATGAAGGCGTGCTTGAAGTCCGTCTCGATGATGGATCGGTACGAGGGATTTTTTCGGCGGACATCGAAATTCCGAAATGA
- a CDS encoding YitT family protein, with the protein MLETIKIKNIIFIILGAAIFSFGLVHFNIQHALAEGGFTGITLILLFAFDWDPAIMNLVLNIPMFFLGWKLLGRRMFIYTIIGTVAVSVFLKVFMKYQIDIHLQDDMFLVALFAGVFIGVGLGIIFRNGGTTGGVDIIARLINKYIGWSMGKTMFLFDALVMAVSWIVYLDHRSMMYTLVALYVSARVIDFVQEGAYAARGAFIISENQDAIATKITLDMERGVTVFRGYGHFTKGDREILYCVVGRNEIMRLKNIITSVDPHAFVTLTDVYDVMGEGFTLDEQKRPIDR; encoded by the coding sequence TTGCTCGAAACAATTAAAATCAAAAATATCATATTCATCATTCTCGGCGCAGCCATTTTCAGTTTCGGCCTTGTCCATTTCAATATCCAGCATGCTTTGGCAGAAGGCGGCTTCACCGGAATCACGCTCATTTTGCTTTTCGCATTCGACTGGGATCCTGCCATCATGAACTTGGTATTGAACATCCCAATGTTTTTCCTCGGCTGGAAACTGCTCGGCAGGCGGATGTTCATCTATACGATTATCGGAACCGTTGCCGTATCCGTTTTCCTGAAAGTGTTCATGAAATACCAGATCGATATCCATTTACAAGATGATATGTTCCTCGTCGCCCTCTTTGCCGGTGTCTTCATCGGAGTCGGACTTGGCATCATTTTCCGCAACGGTGGAACGACGGGCGGTGTCGACATTATCGCGCGGCTGATAAATAAATACATCGGCTGGAGCATGGGGAAAACAATGTTCCTCTTCGATGCACTTGTCATGGCCGTTTCCTGGATCGTCTATCTAGATCACCGCTCGATGATGTACACGTTAGTCGCCCTTTACGTCAGCGCGCGTGTCATTGACTTCGTACAAGAAGGGGCCTATGCCGCCAGGGGAGCCTTCATCATTTCGGAGAATCAAGACGCCATCGCGACAAAAATCACCTTGGACATGGAACGAGGCGTAACCGTTTTCCGAGGGTACGGACATTTCACAAAAGGCGATCGAGAAATCCTCTATTGTGTAGTCGGGCGAAATGAGATCATGCGATTGAAAAACATCATCACATCAGTCGATCCCCATGCCTTCGTCACCTTGACGGATGTCTATGATGTCATGGGAGAAGGCTTCACCCTAGATGAACAAAAACGGCCAATCGATCGGTGA
- the panC gene encoding pantoate--beta-alanine ligase encodes MEIIHSIKELQQKLDRNERAGRTVGLVPTMGFLHEGHLALAKQAKKQNDTVVMSIFVNPAQFGPEEDFESYPRDIDRDAKLAESAGVDYLFIPSVEEMYPTDGGIRILPGAQATALCGASRPGHFDGVLKVVLKLFNIVDPDRSYFGMKDAQQLAIIETFVRDFNLRTNIVRVPTVREEDGLAKSSRNVNLSETERQEAPAIRQALELGAELFAEGKPAGEIEEKVAAYITGNSTGRIDYVSLLSYPELTEYDPSSEEAILACAVHFEKTRLIDNIILK; translated from the coding sequence ATGGAAATCATCCATTCGATAAAAGAATTGCAACAGAAGCTGGATCGGAATGAGCGGGCAGGCCGTACAGTCGGCCTCGTCCCGACGATGGGATTCCTGCATGAAGGCCATCTGGCACTCGCCAAACAAGCGAAGAAGCAAAATGATACCGTTGTCATGAGCATTTTCGTCAATCCTGCCCAATTCGGGCCAGAGGAGGATTTCGAATCGTATCCCCGCGATATTGATCGGGATGCGAAACTGGCGGAAAGTGCTGGGGTCGACTACTTGTTCATCCCGTCCGTGGAAGAAATGTATCCGACCGACGGAGGCATCCGGATCCTGCCGGGAGCACAAGCGACCGCACTTTGCGGAGCATCCCGCCCGGGCCACTTCGACGGCGTGCTGAAAGTCGTCCTGAAATTGTTCAATATCGTTGATCCCGACCGTTCCTATTTCGGAATGAAAGACGCACAACAGTTGGCAATCATCGAGACATTCGTCCGAGATTTCAACTTGCGGACTAACATCGTCCGTGTCCCGACCGTCCGGGAAGAAGACGGCCTGGCGAAAAGCTCGCGCAACGTCAACTTATCGGAGACGGAACGGCAGGAAGCGCCCGCCATCCGGCAAGCGCTGGAGCTGGGGGCGGAACTCTTTGCCGAAGGAAAGCCGGCAGGGGAGATTGAAGAAAAAGTGGCGGCGTACATCACCGGGAACAGTACGGGGAGGATCGATTATGTATCCTTGCTGTCCTACCCTGAATTAACCGAGTACGACCCATCATCGGAGGAAGCCATTTTAGCCTGTGCCGTGCATTTTGAAAAGACACGATTGATTGATAATATAATCTTAAAATGA
- the panD gene encoding aspartate 1-decarboxylase → MFRMMMNSKLHRATVTQADLNYVGSITIDEDLLDAAGMLPNEKVHVVNNNNGARFETYIIAGERGSGVICVNGAAARLVQKGDIVIILSYVYMTDEEARTHEPTVLIMDENNGVREIIKEKEAMTI, encoded by the coding sequence ATGTTCAGAATGATGATGAACAGCAAACTACACCGTGCGACCGTGACACAAGCAGACTTGAATTATGTCGGGAGCATCACAATTGACGAGGATCTGCTAGATGCGGCTGGCATGTTGCCGAACGAAAAAGTCCACGTCGTGAACAATAACAACGGTGCCCGTTTCGAAACGTATATCATCGCGGGAGAGCGCGGCAGCGGCGTCATTTGCGTCAACGGTGCAGCTGCACGTCTCGTGCAAAAGGGTGATATCGTCATCATCCTGTCGTATGTCTATATGACGGATGAAGAAGCGCGCACCCATGAACCGACTGTGTTGATCATGGATGAAAACAATGGCGTCCGGGAAATCATCAAAGAAAAGGAAGCCATGACGATCTGA
- the dinG gene encoding ATP-dependent DNA helicase DinG, protein MDNRTYAVVDLETTGHSSTNGDRIIQIAIVFIQNGRIGEPYVRFVNPGKEIPAFIRQLTSISDNDVKEAPMFEDIAQEVAERLEGTVFVAHNTDFDLAFLQNEFKRCGLGKWTGQKIDTVELAKIMFPSSASYRLQDITEELGIPLQSAHRADDDAAATAELFLACLAKLEDLPKGTLELLHRRSFLLKSDLSTVFYEALKAARMRSMEERGISAYRGIPYRIGPKSAGKVFELPSYPDTEEAKIALFTKQFDGFEKRDAQFLFMDAVRDVLAQRSEVAAEVPTGIGKTIAYLLPAAIHSIKSGKPVVVSTYTNHLVDKIVEEEMEKVRRLLGADLPVAVLKGREQYISLGKFEELLRITDESYDETFTAMQILVWLTETVTGDLEELNVSGGGQLFLNRIRKRSERMAPDERFADFHARQTAACQDANLIITNHAMLLSDLDREQTVFQPLAGVIVDEAHQFIQTASRMNETAFSYTNWKYCMGQLGSDAEGQLLQQMESLLKDCLGESYRPTGKLELDAAYLDFAMAFEVAVDHLAAHKPTAPDKQAGNRIVFPLPDTESEPCFRDVATSLSVYLQQAERFAKDVVSNRDQLTQKGAAILSEWAYWVQELKIKAGEWIEIFLDRNQEDYAVWVEKDRRSIPGSLMVMKTRLTGTGLIRQFAERMKQQQAGLLWTSGTLAVAGDERYVMRQLGIADTVPLLKFDAPPHFYEGAEIFIVEDMPDIQQVAQTDYIEAVANAVVETVLVTKGRLFVLFTSQDMLRKTYELIVESEQLEEFVLIAQGVSSGSRMRLLKSFRQYGKAVLFGTNSFWEGVDVPGEALSAVIVVRLPFSSPEDPLFKARAAKLTEQGIHPFNGYSLPEAVMRLRQGFGRLIRASSDKGFFILLDRRIETKSYGRRFLESLPDVPIRKVTLENMVDELENCYND, encoded by the coding sequence ATGGATAATAGAACTTATGCGGTGGTGGATCTGGAGACGACGGGTCATTCTTCGACCAACGGGGACCGGATCATCCAGATTGCCATCGTGTTCATTCAGAATGGCCGGATCGGCGAACCGTATGTCCGGTTCGTCAATCCCGGCAAGGAGATTCCCGCCTTCATCCGCCAGTTGACATCGATTTCGGACAATGATGTTAAAGAGGCGCCGATGTTCGAAGACATTGCGCAGGAAGTGGCGGAGCGGTTGGAAGGCACTGTATTTGTGGCACATAATACAGACTTCGACCTCGCCTTTTTACAAAATGAATTCAAACGATGCGGCCTCGGCAAATGGACGGGGCAGAAAATCGATACAGTGGAATTGGCGAAAATTATGTTCCCATCCTCGGCGAGCTACCGGTTGCAGGATATTACGGAGGAGCTTGGCATACCGCTTCAATCCGCACACCGGGCCGATGACGATGCGGCGGCAACGGCCGAGCTTTTCCTTGCCTGCCTCGCCAAATTGGAAGACTTACCGAAAGGGACGTTGGAGCTGTTGCATCGGCGGTCTTTCCTGCTGAAATCGGACCTGTCCACCGTTTTCTATGAAGCGTTGAAAGCCGCACGAATGCGATCAATGGAAGAGCGCGGCATCTCGGCATACCGGGGAATCCCGTACCGGATCGGCCCGAAGTCTGCTGGAAAAGTCTTCGAGCTTCCGTCATACCCGGACACTGAGGAGGCCAAAATCGCCTTATTCACGAAGCAGTTCGATGGATTCGAAAAGCGAGATGCCCAATTCCTCTTCATGGATGCGGTTCGGGATGTCCTGGCACAGCGTTCGGAAGTCGCCGCCGAAGTGCCGACGGGTATCGGTAAGACGATTGCCTATCTCCTGCCAGCGGCCATCCATTCCATAAAAAGCGGCAAACCGGTTGTCGTCAGTACATATACGAACCATCTCGTCGACAAAATCGTCGAGGAAGAGATGGAGAAAGTGCGCCGCCTGCTGGGGGCCGATCTGCCGGTCGCCGTCTTGAAAGGCAGGGAGCAATATATCTCGTTAGGAAAATTCGAGGAGCTGCTCCGGATTACCGATGAATCATACGATGAAACATTCACCGCGATGCAGATCCTCGTCTGGCTGACCGAAACGGTGACCGGCGATTTGGAAGAGCTGAACGTTTCAGGCGGAGGTCAGCTGTTCCTTAACCGCATCCGGAAACGATCGGAGCGAATGGCGCCTGATGAGCGTTTCGCCGATTTCCATGCCAGGCAGACGGCTGCTTGCCAGGACGCCAATTTGATCATTACGAATCATGCGATGCTCCTTTCCGACCTGGACCGGGAGCAGACGGTGTTCCAACCGCTTGCGGGGGTGATTGTCGACGAAGCCCATCAGTTCATTCAAACCGCTTCCCGTATGAATGAAACTGCATTTTCCTATACGAATTGGAAATATTGCATGGGACAGCTCGGTTCGGATGCGGAAGGGCAATTGCTTCAGCAGATGGAGTCGCTGCTCAAAGACTGTTTGGGAGAGTCTTATCGGCCGACAGGAAAACTGGAACTCGATGCCGCCTATCTTGATTTTGCAATGGCATTCGAAGTCGCTGTTGATCATCTGGCAGCGCATAAGCCAACTGCGCCGGACAAACAAGCAGGCAACCGGATCGTCTTCCCGCTGCCTGATACGGAGTCGGAGCCTTGTTTCCGGGACGTCGCCACTAGCTTATCCGTTTATTTGCAACAAGCTGAACGGTTCGCAAAAGATGTGGTGAGCAATCGGGATCAATTGACGCAAAAAGGGGCAGCCATCCTATCAGAATGGGCGTATTGGGTGCAGGAGTTGAAAATCAAGGCGGGCGAGTGGATTGAAATTTTTCTGGATAGGAACCAAGAAGACTATGCCGTCTGGGTGGAAAAAGACCGCCGTAGCATTCCGGGCAGCTTGATGGTCATGAAAACTCGGTTAACCGGCACCGGATTGATTCGCCAATTCGCCGAACGGATGAAGCAGCAACAGGCGGGCCTCCTGTGGACGTCCGGGACATTGGCGGTGGCGGGCGATGAGCGGTACGTCATGAGGCAGCTAGGGATCGCCGACACGGTTCCGCTCCTGAAATTCGATGCACCGCCTCATTTCTACGAGGGGGCCGAGATTTTCATCGTCGAAGACATGCCGGACATCCAGCAAGTTGCGCAGACGGATTATATAGAGGCGGTCGCCAACGCTGTCGTGGAGACGGTGCTCGTGACGAAAGGAAGGCTTTTCGTTTTATTCACCTCGCAAGATATGTTGCGCAAGACGTATGAACTGATTGTCGAAAGCGAACAGCTGGAAGAGTTCGTGCTTATTGCCCAAGGAGTTAGTTCGGGCAGCCGCATGCGGTTGTTGAAGTCGTTCCGCCAATATGGCAAAGCGGTCCTTTTCGGAACGAACAGTTTCTGGGAAGGGGTCGATGTGCCGGGTGAGGCATTATCCGCCGTCATCGTCGTACGGTTGCCGTTTTCGTCGCCGGAAGATCCTTTATTCAAAGCACGGGCAGCCAAGCTGACGGAACAGGGAATCCATCCATTCAACGGCTACTCGTTGCCTGAGGCAGTCATGCGCTTGCGGCAAGGATTCGGGCGCCTGATCCGCGCATCGTCCGACAAAGGGTTCTTCATCCTGCTGGATCGGCGGATCGAAACGAAATCATATGGACGCCGTTTTCTCGAGTCGCTGCCTGATGTGCCGATCCGGAAAGTGACGCTAGAAAATATGGTCGATGAGCTTGAAAATTGTTATAATGACTAA
- the bshA gene encoding N-acetyl-alpha-D-glucosaminyl L-malate synthase BshA, which yields MKVGVICYPSLGGSGVVATELGKKMTERGHEMHFISSGRPFRLTEENPRIFFHEVKIEGYSVFKYPPYDIALANEIAQVIVEEQLDLLHVHYAVPHAISASLAKDMAQSDIGIITTLHGTDVTILGHDPGLRNTVRYGINKSDRTTAVSDCLVQETMELIRPDGPITRIYNFIDENRYYPVDPGLLKQELGIRREEKVIIHISNFREVKRIPDVIMSFQKVVEQMADVKLLLVGEGPEKLEMERLVEELNLERHVIFTGKRDDLPELLAISDVMFHLSEKEAFGLVLLEALACGVPSIATKIGGIPEVIEDGVNGFLVPLGDCETAAAKAILLLNDNALLDTFKSHALAIAKEKFNTETIVSEYETIYYEVAGKA from the coding sequence CTGAAAGTGGGAGTCATCTGCTACCCTTCCTTAGGCGGTTCCGGCGTTGTCGCAACGGAACTTGGTAAAAAGATGACGGAGCGGGGCCATGAGATGCATTTCATTTCATCAGGCCGCCCTTTCCGACTCACTGAAGAAAATCCCCGCATCTTTTTTCATGAAGTGAAAATCGAAGGGTATTCCGTTTTCAAATATCCCCCCTATGATATCGCGCTCGCCAACGAAATTGCGCAAGTGATCGTGGAGGAACAACTGGATTTGCTTCATGTCCATTATGCGGTGCCTCACGCGATTTCTGCATCGCTTGCGAAGGATATGGCCCAATCCGATATCGGTATCATCACGACGCTGCATGGAACAGACGTCACAATTCTCGGGCATGATCCAGGTTTGCGCAATACAGTCCGTTACGGCATCAACAAGTCGGATCGGACGACCGCGGTCTCCGACTGTCTCGTGCAGGAAACGATGGAATTGATCCGGCCAGATGGTCCGATTACGCGAATTTATAATTTTATCGATGAAAATCGTTATTATCCGGTCGACCCGGGTCTGCTCAAGCAGGAACTCGGAATCCGCCGGGAAGAAAAAGTGATTATTCATATTTCGAATTTCAGGGAAGTGAAACGGATTCCGGATGTCATTATGAGTTTCCAAAAAGTGGTCGAACAAATGGCCGATGTCAAATTGCTGCTTGTCGGAGAAGGTCCGGAAAAACTGGAAATGGAAAGGCTCGTTGAGGAATTAAACCTTGAGCGCCACGTCATCTTCACTGGAAAACGGGATGATTTGCCTGAATTGCTCGCAATCAGCGATGTCATGTTCCATCTGTCCGAAAAGGAAGCGTTCGGCTTAGTTCTGCTGGAAGCACTCGCTTGCGGGGTGCCGTCCATCGCGACGAAAATCGGCGGCATTCCGGAAGTGATCGAGGACGGGGTCAACGGATTTCTCGTGCCGCTTGGCGACTGCGAGACAGCGGCGGCCAAGGCGATCCTGTTGCTGAATGACAATGCGTTGCTTGATACGTTTAAAAGCCATGCCTTGGCGATTGCGAAAGAAAAGTTCAACACGGAAACGATTGTTTCCGAATATGAAACCATTTATTACGAGGTGGCGGGAAAAGCATGA
- a CDS encoding CCA tRNA nucleotidyltransferase codes for MIEQFGTPAGKKAIAALEKEGYEAVFVGGAVRDFLLGKPAKDFDIATSAEPTEVKAVFPNTVDVGIAHGTVLVLLDGEAIEVTTYRTEGTYSDHRRPDEVQFVRSLQEDLARRDYTINALAVTREGKLIDLFGGKDDLELGVIRAIGKATERFDEDALRMVRAIRFSSVLDFTIEDNTCEAIGKKKALLRHIAIERIKAEMDKLFTGINPVKAFRYAADTGLSGVLPLFPEDGAALARTAPYETASEGWASLMAAGKFGSSEVARAYKLSNREKEFLHNVEDLMEKRGTRPYTVEDFYTYAMDVLLVCEKLLRKLAPRIEPTSFEEMERRHRELPIRSKADLAVRGSDLIGWAGVRGGKWTGDWIQKIESAVLHGKCTNDPDDIKGWFLNEFNREE; via the coding sequence ATGATCGAACAATTCGGGACCCCGGCAGGAAAGAAGGCCATTGCGGCTCTGGAAAAGGAAGGCTACGAAGCGGTCTTTGTCGGGGGGGCTGTGCGGGATTTCCTGCTCGGCAAGCCGGCAAAGGATTTCGATATTGCGACATCAGCGGAACCGACTGAGGTAAAGGCGGTGTTTCCAAATACCGTCGACGTCGGGATTGCCCATGGCACCGTACTTGTCTTGCTCGACGGGGAAGCGATCGAAGTGACAACGTATCGGACGGAAGGGACGTATTCGGATCATCGGCGGCCGGATGAGGTCCAATTTGTCCGGTCGCTGCAGGAGGATCTGGCACGCCGGGATTATACAATCAATGCGCTGGCAGTGACGCGGGAAGGCAAATTGATTGATCTGTTCGGGGGGAAAGACGATCTGGAGCTGGGCGTCATCCGGGCGATTGGCAAGGCCACGGAACGGTTCGATGAAGACGCTCTTCGGATGGTCCGGGCCATCCGTTTCTCTTCCGTGCTGGATTTTACGATCGAGGACAATACTTGTGAAGCGATCGGGAAGAAGAAAGCACTCCTTCGGCATATCGCCATTGAACGGATTAAAGCTGAGATGGATAAGCTGTTTACCGGAATAAACCCCGTAAAAGCGTTTCGCTATGCAGCCGACACAGGACTGAGCGGAGTTTTGCCGCTTTTTCCGGAAGACGGAGCAGCACTTGCTCGGACAGCCCCGTACGAAACAGCATCGGAAGGCTGGGCCAGTTTGATGGCCGCCGGAAAATTCGGATCTTCCGAAGTGGCACGGGCTTATAAATTATCCAATCGGGAAAAGGAGTTTCTCCATAATGTCGAGGACTTGATGGAAAAACGGGGGACCCGTCCGTATACTGTGGAGGATTTCTATACATATGCGATGGATGTCCTTCTCGTCTGTGAAAAGCTTCTTCGCAAATTGGCTCCGAGAATCGAGCCGACTTCATTCGAAGAAATGGAAAGAAGGCACCGTGAGCTGCCGATCCGATCGAAGGCGGACTTGGCGGTGAGAGGAAGCGATCTAATCGGCTGGGCCGGTGTCAGGGGCGGAAAATGGACCGGCGACTGGATACAAAAAATCGAATCGGCCGTTCTCCATGGGAAATGCACCAATGACCCGGACGATATAAAGGGATGGTTTTTGAATGAGTTCAATCGTGAAGAATGA
- the dapB gene encoding 4-hydroxy-tetrahydrodipicolinate reductase, producing the protein MTIKVAIAGARGRMGTTAIQAITEAPDMEVVAALDYKFEGQYIKDGEIVSDGGGIPIYTSLAHLADFDKPDVLLDVTDPDAVFQNATEAISFGIRPVIGTSGLTAEEIDTLIDMAHKAQIGGIIAPNFSIGAVLMMKFSVMAARYLGDVEILEMHHDRKLDAPSGTAVKTADMIKEVRTPHIQGHPEEQEHQPGARGADVDGMKIHSIRLPGLLAHQQVLLGGEGELLSIRHDSFDRKSFMPGIIMAIRHVMEGEDFIYGLENIIE; encoded by the coding sequence ATGACAATCAAAGTGGCAATCGCAGGAGCACGGGGCCGTATGGGCACGACTGCAATCCAAGCGATCACTGAAGCGCCTGACATGGAAGTGGTGGCAGCGCTCGATTATAAATTCGAAGGGCAATATATCAAGGATGGGGAAATCGTATCGGACGGAGGCGGAATTCCGATTTACACTTCGCTTGCCCATTTGGCCGATTTTGACAAGCCGGATGTCTTGCTTGATGTGACAGATCCAGACGCTGTTTTCCAAAATGCGACGGAGGCTATATCATTTGGCATCCGGCCAGTAATCGGTACGTCGGGCTTGACTGCCGAGGAGATTGACACATTGATCGATATGGCGCATAAAGCCCAAATCGGCGGCATCATTGCGCCGAACTTCTCTATCGGTGCCGTTCTGATGATGAAATTCTCTGTAATGGCAGCCCGTTATCTTGGGGATGTCGAAATTCTGGAGATGCACCATGACCGCAAACTGGATGCACCGTCCGGAACCGCGGTGAAGACGGCGGATATGATCAAGGAAGTCCGGACGCCGCATATCCAGGGCCATCCGGAAGAGCAGGAGCATCAACCAGGAGCGCGCGGTGCCGATGTGGATGGCATGAAAATCCATAGTATCCGCCTTCCAGGACTGCTTGCCCACCAGCAAGTGCTGCTCGGCGGCGAAGGAGAACTGCTGAGTATTCGCCATGATTCATTCGACCGCAAGTCTTTCATGCCGGGGATTATCATGGCGATTCGTCACGTCATGGAAGGGGAAGACTTCATCTATGGATTGGAGAATATTATCGAGTAA
- the panB gene encoding 3-methyl-2-oxobutanoate hydroxymethyltransferase, translating to MKKSTQDFMKMKQNGEKIAMLTAYDYPSAKLAEEAGVDVLLVGDSLGMVVLGYESTASVTVDDMIHHGKAVRRGAPNTFTVVDMPFGSCHGSDDRVLTEAIRMFQETGADALKVEGAGDVIEKIRLMTSTGIPVIGHLGLLPQSAAVLGGYKVQGKTADAAKQLIDDAIACEQAGACMIVLECIPYQLAEQVTAAVSIPIIGIGAGAETDGQVLVFHDTLKYGSHRIPKFVQSYANLSPIIQEGIGQYVAEVKEGSFPAEEHRFTMKEEELAVLYGG from the coding sequence GTGAAGAAGAGTACACAGGATTTTATGAAGATGAAGCAAAATGGTGAGAAAATTGCCATGCTGACCGCGTACGATTACCCATCGGCGAAGTTGGCGGAAGAGGCCGGTGTCGATGTATTGCTAGTCGGCGACTCACTTGGAATGGTCGTCCTTGGCTATGAGTCGACCGCGTCGGTGACGGTGGATGATATGATCCACCACGGGAAAGCGGTCAGAAGGGGTGCGCCCAACACGTTTACGGTTGTCGATATGCCGTTCGGTTCGTGCCACGGTTCCGACGATCGGGTTTTGACGGAAGCGATTCGCATGTTCCAGGAAACTGGAGCGGATGCCTTGAAAGTGGAAGGAGCGGGTGATGTTATTGAGAAAATTCGCCTCATGACTTCGACAGGTATTCCGGTCATCGGTCATCTTGGACTGCTGCCGCAATCGGCTGCTGTTCTCGGAGGGTATAAAGTACAAGGGAAAACAGCGGATGCCGCGAAACAACTAATCGATGACGCAATCGCTTGCGAACAGGCGGGCGCGTGCATGATCGTGCTTGAGTGCATTCCGTACCAGTTGGCGGAACAAGTGACAGCTGCCGTTTCCATTCCGATTATCGGTATCGGGGCTGGTGCCGAGACCGATGGCCAAGTGCTCGTGTTCCATGATACGTTGAAATATGGCAGTCACCGGATTCCAAAATTCGTTCAATCGTATGCGAATCTTAGCCCGATCATCCAAGAAGGGATCGGACAGTATGTCGCCGAGGTCAAAGAGGGTTCATTCCCCGCTGAAGAGCATCGCTTCACGATGAAGGAAGAAGAGCTGGCTGTCTTGTATGGGGGTTGA